The Zygosaccharomyces rouxii strain CBS732 chromosome G complete sequence genome contains a region encoding:
- the PRE6 gene encoding proteasome core particle subunit alpha 4 (highly similar to uniprot|P40303 Saccharomyces cerevisiae YOL038W PRE6 20S proteasome alpha-type subunit), giving the protein MSGYDRALSIFSPDGHIFQVEYASEAVKRGTCAVGIKGKDCVVLGCERRSTLKLQDSRITPSKISKIDSHVVLSFSGLNADSRILIEKARVEAQSHRLTLEDPVSVEYLTRYVAGVQQRYTQSGGVRPFGVATLIAGFDKDDDTPKLYQTEPSGIYSAWTAQTIGRNSKTVREFLEKNYNRDEPPATADECVRLTTRSLLEVVQTGAKNIEITVVRPGSKIEILSSEQIGKYVEEIEQEKKEHQEQLARKKRRD; this is encoded by the coding sequence ATGAGTGGTTACGATAGAGCCTTAAGTATTTTCTCACCAGACGGACATATTTTCCAAGTGGAATATGCATCAGAAGCTGTTAAAAGAGGTACCTGTGCTGTAGGGATCAAGGGTAAAGATTGTGTGGTTTTAGGCTGTGAAAGAAGATCGACGCTAAAGTTACAAGATAGTCGTATTACACCTTCCAAGATTTCTAAAATCGATTCTCATGTCGTGCTTTCCTTTAGTGGGTTGAATGCAGATTCCCGTATCTTAATCGAAAAGGCTCGTGTAGAGGCTCAAAGTCATAGATTAACGTTGGAAGACCCAGTTTCAGTGGAATATTTGACACGTTACGTGGCAGGTGTACAGCAACGTTATACACAAAGTGGTGGTGTAAGACCATTCGGTGTTGCTACATTAATTGCCGGTTTTGATAAAGACGACGATACTCCAAAACTGTACCAAACCGAACCAAGTGGTATCTATTCTGCATGGACCGCACAAACAATTGGTAGAAACTCCAAAACTGTACGTGAATttttagaaaaaaattacaacaGAGATGAACCTCCAGCTACAGCGGACGAATGCGTTAGATTAACAACAAGATCACTTTTAGAAGTTGTACAAACAGGCGCTAAAAACATCGAGATTACAGTCGTACGCCCTGGTAGCAAGATTGAAATTCTATCCTCAGAACAAATTGGTAAATATGTCGAGGAAATCGAACAGGAGAAAAAAGAGCACCAGGAACAACTTGCaaggaaaaagagaagagatTAG
- the MIM1 gene encoding Mim1p (some similarities with uniprot|Q08176 Saccharomyces cerevisiae YOL026C MIM1 Mitochondrial outer membrane protein that mediates assembly of mitochondrial beta-barrel proteins also proposed to be involved in mitochondrial import), with the protein MTEATPIEPGKDLTLPDEPLETIEESPSALSRVGSFTASCAINLVLPFINGLMLGFGELLAHEVCWRKSIFPPTNRGYQIYPERRKFL; encoded by the coding sequence ATGACCGAAGCAACTCCTATAGAACCCGGTAAAGACCTTACTTTACCTGATGAACCACTAGAAACCATCGAGGAATCTCCTTCCGCCCTCTCTCGTGTGGGATCATTCACAGCTTCTTGCGCAATAAATTTAGTACTACCCTTTATCAATGGGTTAATGCTTGGATTTGGTGAGTTGCTGGCTCATGAAGTATGCTGGCGCAAGTCTATTTTCCCACCAACAAATCGTGGCTATCAGATCTACCCTGAACGCAGGAAGTTCTTATGA
- the RPR2 gene encoding ribonuclease P protein subunit RPR2 (similar to uniprot|P40571 Saccharomyces cerevisiae YIR015W RPR2 Subunit of nuclear RNase P which cleaves tRNA precursors to generate mature 5' ends not shared between Rnase MRP and Rnase P in contrast to all other Rnase P protein subunits), with the protein MSYNITNPMAKGSNRVENGVLLTPPPRNVGNKEHYQRMNYLYQLAMWNTMSGNDGGEQALARLYAKNMDLVSKRTRAEMLPQLKRTICKKCHRVLVPKKTMRVQTDSGSLQLVCSCGAVRNFPIHLNGGYRCYAERDENLISM; encoded by the coding sequence ATGAGCTACAATATAACGAACCCAATGGCTAAAGGTTCTAATCGTGTGGAGAATGGTGTGCTTCTTACACCTCCACCGCGTAATGTTGGTAATAAGGAACATTACCAGAGGATGAATTACCTTTACCAACTAGCCATGTGGAACACAATGAGTGGGaatgatggtggtgaacAGGCGCTGGCTCGACTGTACGCCAAGAATATGGATTTAGTCTCTAAGAGGACTAGAGCTGAGATGTTACCGCAGTTAAAGAGAACTATTTGTAAAAAATGCCATAGGGTATTGGTCCCCAAGAAAACCATGAGAGTTCAAACGGACTCGGGCTCTTTGCAACTGGTATGTTCATGCGGAGCAGTACGTAATTTCCCAATCCACCTGAATGGTGGATATCGTTGTTACGCTGAAAGAGATGAGAATTTAATTAGTATGTAG
- the VLD1 gene encoding Vld1p (weakly similar to uniprot|P40570 Saccharomyces cerevisiae YIR014W Hypothetical ORF): MVNSGGPVSMKQLTVISYLCVYIRFVKDGSLLLALLAWATVNLGEFMGSVMSAYQDSVDSDAEDMEGAGRLSVVKAVMHKGLKYTQAILMLQVIYAVSYHMKMDLEGDFCRRRGAYILLLLVGEQECGRGGRWMLLALDWVILLMQLVLITMELTPDDGRNCHELDQLDTDRYGALAILQFNPYSEPSSMPELPVTRGNHYGSI; encoded by the coding sequence ATGGTGAATTCTGGAGGGCCAGTCTCTATGAAGCAGCTGACTGTTATCAGCTATTTGTGTGTCTATATAAGATTTGTCAAGGATGGATCACTACTGTTAGCCCTGCTGGCATGGGCCACAGTGAACTTAGGCGAGTTTATGGGGAGTGTAATGAGTGCCTACCAGGATTCGGTAGACTCAGATGCAGAAGATATGGAGGGAGCTGGAAGGCTCTCCGTGGTAAAAGCTGTAATGCACAAGGGGTTGAAATACACGCAGGCTATTCTCATGCTGCAGGTAATATATGCTGTTTCATACCACatgaaaatggatttagaagGTGACTTTTGTCGTCGTAGGGGTGCTTATATACTTCTTTTGTTAGTTGGTGAACAAGAATGTGGTCGTGGTGGTCGTTGGATGCTATTAGCGCTTGATTGGGTTATACTTCTTATGCAACTGGTGTTAATAACCATGGAATTGACTCCGGATGATGGCAGGAATTGTCATGAACTAGACCAACTAGATACAGATCGGTATGGAGCGCTAGCCATTCTACAATTTAATCCGTACTCGGAACCTTCTTCTATGCCAGAATTGCCTGTTACCCGGGGAAATCACTACGGAAGCATATGA
- the MDM38 gene encoding ribosome-binding protein MDM38 (some similarites with uniprot|Q08179 Saccharomyces cerevisiae YOL027C MDM38 Mitochondrial Distribution and Morphology): MAKRISQKLSFISTTIHSWIRSVTFKVGPRHFQIFYKSIFIMLSTKIIGSVRPAARVVPLYPLRYSQLQRYQSNVKQNSSSNSGVNANTTTNATKAAKPKPKEPLSQRIKHEVKHYVNGTKLLGYEIKISAKLLFKFMQGYELSRRETNQLRRTTSDVFRLVPFSAFILVPFAELLLPIALKIFPNLLPSTYESGTDKQKKTDSLIDVRRKTSNFLRETLEESNLLSYNSIETAEKKKKFLTFFKKLYSPKDGKTNVFTHDEILLVAQMFKNDSVLDNLSRPQLVAMSKFMSITPFGNDNVLRYRIRHKLKQIMEDDRIIDYEGIGSLSEYEIYQACVSRGVKAYGVSKEELVDNLKVWLELRLRHKVPSVLLVLSSTFTFGGLEKKQVLDSKAYSPQVEHKEQKSRYDELMDLYYDGILHVLSSIPDPVYNVAKLDVSESKQPSATVTKEAALARAQAAESALQSAIEKQAPEGIERAKRAVTEANEELAKAEAAAQETPSQPAPEAEPATKEKPEVKEPAPAAEKVKTEAEPKPEEKEEEEEEVVPTTDDNEFKLRVLKEQEELIKKETEDAKARKTAEHLSDDITLDEEDKPTTPIPAEEGAKKSVIEKKN, translated from the coding sequence ATGGCAAAGCGCATTAGCCAAAAGTTGAGCTTTATTTCAACTACAATACACTCTTGGATTCGAAGTGTCACTTTTAAAGTAGGACCAAGACACTTCCAGATATTTTATAAGTCTATATTCATCATGTTAAGTACCAAGATTATTGGAAGTGTTCGTCCAGCAGCCCGTGTGGTTCCGCTATATCCATTGCGTTATTCCCAATTGCAGAGGTATCAGTCGAATGTAAAACAAAATAGTTCGAGCAATAGTGGTGTTAATGCTAATACCACTACTAATGCTACTAAAGCTGCTAAACCTAAGCCAAAGGAACCTCTTTCGCAGAGGATTAAGCACGAAGTTAAGCACTATGTGAATGGTACAAAATTGTTGGGCtatgaaattaaaatctcGGCAAAActtttattcaaattcatgCAAGGTTACgaattatcaagaagaGAAACGAACCAATTGAGAAGGACTACTTCAGATGTTTTCCGTTTAGTGCCGTTCTCTGCCTTTATTCTAGTTCCATTTGCAGAACTACTTTTGCCTATTGCATTAAAGATCTTCCCAAATCTTTTACCATCAACCTACGAATCCGGTACCGATAAGCAAAAGAAGACTGATAGTCTTATTGATGTTAGAAGAAAGACTTCTAACTTCTTACGtgaaactttggaagaatctAACTTGTTGAGCTACAACTCAATTGAAACTGcggaaaagaagaagaaatttttaactttcttcaaaaaattgtattCACCAAAGGATGGTAAGACAAACGTTTTCACCCATGACGAAATTTTGTTAGTGGCTCAAATGTTTAAGAATGATAGTGTCTTGGACAATTTGTCAAGACCTCAGTTGGTTGCCATGTCAAAATTCATGTCTATTACACCATTTGGTAATGACAACGTCTTACGTTACAGAATTCGTCATAAACTAAAGCAAATTATGGAAGATGATAGAATTATCGATTATGAAGGTATTGGATCTCTATCTGAATATGAAATCTACCAAGCCTGTGTTTCTCGTGGTGTGAAAGCCTACGGTGTCTccaaggaagaattggtCGATAACTTGAAAGTTTGGTTAGAATTACGTTTGCGTCATAAGGTCCCCTCTGTTCTTCTAGTGCTAAGTTCAACTTTCACTTTTGGTGGAttagaaaagaaacaagTTCTTGATAGCAAGGCGTACAGCCCTCAAGTCGAGCATAAGGAACAAAAAAGTCGTTACGATGAGTTGATGGACTTGTACTACGACGGTATCCTACATGTGTTGAGTTCTATTCCTGATCCAGTTTACAATGTGGCCAAATTGGATGTCTCTGAATCGAAGCAACCTTCAGCTACTGTGACTAAAGAGGCTGCATTAGCTCGTGCACAAGCTGCTGAAAGTGCTCTCCAAAGTGCTATTGAAAAGCAAGCACCTGAAGGTATTGAAAGAGCAAAACGTGCGGTCACTGAGGCTAACGAAGAATTAGCAAAGGCAGAAGCTGCAGCACAAGAAACTCCTTCTCAACCAGCacctgaagctgaacctGCTACAAAGGAGAAACCTGAAGTCAAAGAACCAGCTCCAGCGGCAGAAAAGGTTAAAACTGAAGCTGAACCTAAACctgaagaaaaggaagaagaagaagaagaagttgtcCCAACTACAGATGATAACGAATTTAAACTAAGAGTCCTtaaggaacaagaagaacttATCAAGAAGGAAACTGAGGACGCAAAGGCAAGAAAGACAGCTGAACACCTATCAGACGACATTACTTtagatgaggaagataaGCCAACAACTCCAATTCCAGCAGAGGAAGGAGCTAAGAAATCTGTCattgagaagaagaattga
- a CDS encoding uncharacterized protein (similar to uniprot|P40574 Saccharomyces cerevisiae YIR018W YAP5 bZIP transcription factor) — translation MMDTDRSDTALDKFPKLQPKSSPDDELTISKVHISKNWKLPPRLKPGRRPQIKLKDLDEDECSTPEDETKKKKQNRDAQRAYRERRANRLQELEDTVNTLRNAMKNWKRRCMDLEAELQDARKDNSSLKHQLDMIRSNLCNDCLKDPCICHNESVTLLQDPFLQNMVKNFKPMKAVNLKKRKLSSSKLSESPAPQQHIVSVASGGCGFCSDRTTCVCKDLEVSDTEQHEIQQQQHLEESVTATLGHCSSNDKGHCKNCSDIDKSCISTESAPAPAKTTQKSTSANWEPGSCAQCQADPASKVFCKSICNSANIIAAVEVGGKKDDCSSNLAFEPGSCSQCQVDPQHKEFCEAVFSNGEQQLNADEKADTDLIPVSHAYQRIKNYMTDGNIENVHSNLSLPPMKQIASGIRIRGREVESKSVDDALRDMDKNALG, via the coding sequence ATGATGGATACTGATAGGTCTGATACTGCTCTGGAtaaatttccaaagttACAACCCAAGTCTTCCCCCGATGACGAGTTAACCATATCTAAGGTGCACATTTCAAAGAACTGGAAGTTACCACCACGATTGAAGCCAGGTAGAAGACCTCAAATAAAACTCAAGgatttggatgaagatgaatgCTCAACTCCAGAAGACGAGactaaaaagaagaaacagaATAGAGACGCTCAGAGGGCATatagagaaagaagagcTAACCgtttacaagaattagaagacACAGTGAATACTTTAAGAAATGCTATGAAGAACTGGAAACGGAGATGTATGGACTTGGAGGCAGAACTACAAGATGCAAGAAAAGACAATTCGAGTTTAAAGCATCAACTTGACATGATAAGGTCTAACCTTTGTAATGACTGTCTTAAAGATCCATGTATATGCCACAACGAATCAGTAACTCTTTTGCAAGACccatttttacaaaatatGGTCAAGAATTTTAAACCTATGAAGGCGgttaatttgaaaaaacgTAAATTAAGCTCCTCCAAGTTATCTGAATCACCAGCACCACAGCAACATATAGTATCTGTAGCTTCAGGTGGCTGCGGATTCTGTTCAGATAGAACTACTTGTGTTTGCAAGGATTTAGAAGTAAGCGATACAGAGCAGCACGAAAtacaacagcaacagcatCTGGAAGAATCTGTAACGGCTACACTGGGTCATTGTTCATCTAACGACAAAGGCCAttgcaaaaattgttcagatATTGACAAAAGTTGTATTAGTACAGAATCTGCACCCGCACCTGCCAAAACAACTCAAAAATCTACAAGTGCCAATTGGGAGCCTGGTTCCTGTGCACAATGTCAGGCCGATCCGGCTAGTAAAGTGTTTTGCAAATCAATCTGTAATTCCGCTAATATAATAGCCGCTGTAGAAGTTGGTGGTAAGAAGGACGACTGTTCTTCGAATTTAGCATTTGAACCTGGATCGTGCTCACAATGTCAAGTCGATCCGCAGCATAAAGAGTTTTGTGAAGCTGTGTTTTCCAATGGGGAGCAGCAATTAAACGCTGATGAGAAAGCTGATACGGATTTGATACCAGTGAGCCATGCCTatcaaaggataaaaaattacatGACCGATggaaatattgaaaatgttCATTCTAATCTTTcactaccaccaatgaAACAAATTGCCTCTGGTATCAGAATTCGCGGTAGAGAGGTTGAATCCAAGAGCGTTGATGATGCTCTTAGAGATATGGATAAGAATGCACTGGGTTGA
- the GAS5 gene encoding 1,3-beta-glucanosyltransferase (similar to uniprot|Q08193 Saccharomyces cerevisiae YOL030W GAS5 Putative 1,3-beta-glucanosyltransferase has similarity to Gas1p localizes to the cell wall), with protein sequence MKISTIGTVIAAAVFSSSVVQADSSDLPPIKIDGNAFFNSKNGQRFYIRGVDYQPGGSSKLQDPLADSDNCKRDIPVFKDLGINTIRVYSVDNSKDHSDCMEQLQEAGIYLVLDVNTPQASLSRLDPKCSYNANYLQNVFATIDAFAKYDNVLGFFAGNEVINDVNNTFTAPYVKAVVRDMKKYMKSQNYRQIPVGYSAADIASNRELAAQYFNCGDEDDARIDMFGVNDYSWCGDSSFEKSGYSTKVETYENYSIPIFLSEFGCNQGVSDGRPFTEIGAIYSDKMSSVFSGGLVYEYSGEANGYGLVDIDGDSVSKNQDYQNLKKQYAAQSNPSGDGGYSTSKKHSDCPSYKKDVWEANNTIPDMPSAASAYFKKGAGTPQGTKASTQNDCGSDVHVVPAGGSDSSDSGNGNNSTSSSGGSSSSTSTSSSTSGISSHKSSSSASITTSTKGDASTKGKNNKSVGAGAVLQVPSFFRAMAQVVDLVL encoded by the coding sequence atgaagatttcaacGATTGGTACTGTCATTGCAGCTGCTgtattttcttcttcggTGGTTCAGGCTGATTCTAGTGATTTACCACCGATCAAGATCGACGGtaatgcatttttcaattcaaaaAATGGTCAAAGGTTTTATATCCGCGGTGTAGACTACCAACCAGGTGGCTCTTCGAAACTGCAGGATCCACTAGCTGATTCTGACAATTGTAAAAGAGATATTCCCGTCTTCAAGGATTTGGGTATTAACACCATTAGAGTTTATAGTGTGGATAATTCCAAGGATCATTCGGATTGTATGGAGCAGTTGCAAGAGGCTGGTATTTATTTGGTTCTTGATGTCAATACTCCACAAGCATCATTATCGAGATTAGACCCTAAATGTTCATACAATGCGAATTATTTGCAGAATGTCTTTGCCACTATTGATGCGTTTGCTAAATACGATAACGTCCTTGGGTTTTTCGCTGGTAATGAAGTTATCAATGATGTCAACAATACGTTTACCGCACCATATGTTAAGGCTGTTGTGCGTGATATGAAGAAATACATGAAATCTCAGAATTATAGGCAAATTCCCGTCGGTTACTCAGCTGCTGATATTGCTTCCAATAGAGAGTTAGCAGCTCAGTACTTTAACTGTGGTGATGAGGACGATGCTAGGATTGACATGTTTGGTGTTAACGATTATTCTTGGTGCGGTGAttcaagttttgaaaaatccGGTTATTCGACTAAGGTGGAGACTTACGAAAACTATTCCATCCCCATCTTCTTGAGTGAATTCGGTTGTAACCAAGGAGTTTCTGATGGTAGGCCTTTCACTGAAATTGGTGCAATTTATTCCGATAAAATGTCGTCTGTGTTCTCTGGTGGATTGGTGTATGAATACTCAGGAGAAGCCAATGGTTACGGATTAGTAGATATTGACGGTGACTCTGTTTCGAAGAATCAAGActaccaaaatttgaaaaaacagTACGCAGCCCAGTCGAACCCTTCTGGTGATGGTGGTTATTCCACTTCTAAAAAGCATTCAGATTGCCCATCATACAAGAAAGACGTTTGGGAAGCTAACAACACAATTCCTGATATGCCTAGCGCGGCTTCTGCTTATTTCAAAAAGGGTGCTGGCACCCCACAGGGTACGAAGGCATCCACTCAAAATGATTGTGGTTCCGATGTTCACGTAGTACCAGCAGGTGGGAGTGATAGCTCCGATAGCGGTAACGGCAATAACAGTACGTCTTCAAGCggtggtagtagtagcaGTACCAGTACCAGTAGTAGTACGAGTGGCATTAGTAGCCATAAAAGCAGTTCTTCTGCTTCCATTACTACTTCCACCAAAGGTGATGCTTCCACTAAGGGCAAAAATAACAAGTCTGTGGGAGCTGGTGCTGTCCTACAGGTTCCATCTTTCTTCCGCGCAATGGCCCAAGTTGTTGACTTAGTTCTTTGA
- the TOS7 gene encoding Tos7p (weakly similar to uniprot|Q08157 Saccharomyces cerevisiae YOL019W Protein of unknown function green fluorescent protein (GFP)-fusion protein localizes to the cell periphery and vacuole), which translates to MLSPLLAGITLLQFVAMAFLVIACLTAPVFHQIGLSNQSGTTYGVFGYCGDITGCSKAKAQYSVPTVQALGDNWLFNKNARQKLGHLLIATPVAAGLNFFAFLSLMMTLMSALMSRKNSSSSAVAFFINLFLIVLAFLGSTFVCLVCFFTFWPHVTWVTWILIPAAVLPLIEIPTVFLAHARGNADGSGFIKHRRPINLEEPDDKFASNEPRDDDSFAEDKPLVLPDYAKRQNPEPVFKVDTASSDKSWKEKHAAEERTRELSREHSYENSYENSYENLYDEPLAVSNNPQQAASVIRSDSQLGSPEKQAHSMLSMGSSEYSEPVQRNTDSRAVLEDIIKDTLGTGDQHTEVSDHQDAESNFTSISQRATARSAGPETAAMLQQQQQQPMPQALPGQGAIHRNYMGPPPQQRAGYGYQPQWYPPRPHTHPRHMYGRPNGYMMPPRLAQPHPMAMRNSGYGPAPHPMAMRGPQQHPMMAPSAGPPSQMAAPAAGVPMGSAPANGPHYKPAYKKRMGAQNAIPSAAALNNTYGFR; encoded by the coding sequence ATGCTTTCACCGCTTCTAGCTGGTATAACGCTGTTGCAGTTCGTGGCGATGGCGTTCCTCGTCATTGCATGTCTAACAGCTCCTGTTTTCCATCAAATTGGGTTAAGTAACCAATCCGGTACCACATACGGGGTATTCGGATACTGTGGAGACATTACAGGTTGTTCAAAAGCTAAGGCTCAGTACAGTGTTCCTACTGTACAAGCACTAGGTGATAATTGGTTATTTAATAAAAATGCAAGACAAAAACTGGGTCATCTTTTAATTGCAACTCCAGTGGCAGCAggtttgaatttttttGCATTCTTATCACTGATGATGACATTGATGAGTGCGTTAATGAGTCGTAAAAACTCTTCGAGTTCAGCAGttgcatttttcatcaacttaTTTTTGATCGTTTTGGCATTTTTGGGTTCTACATTTGTTTGCCTCGTTTGTTTCTTTACTTTTTGGCCTCACGTCACTTGGGTTACTTGGATTTTGATACCAGCTGCTGTATTGCCATTAATTGAGATTCCTACAGTGTTTCTAGCTCATGCTCGTGGTAATGCCGATGGTAGTGGTTTCATCAAACATCGTAGACCGATTAACCTGGAAGAACCTGATGATAAGTTTGCTAGCAATGAACCAAGAGATGATGATAGCTTTGCCGAGGATAAACCATTGGTTCTACCTGATTATGCAAAGAGACAAAATCCAGAACCCGTCTTCAAAGTTGATACGGCTTCATCTGATAAATCCTGGAAAGAGAAACATGCTGCTGAAGAGagaacaagagaattaTCGAGAGAACATTCTTATGAAAATTCCTACGAAAATTCCTATGAAAATTTATATGATGAACCTTTAGCAGTTTCAAACAATCCTCAACAGGCTGCGTCTGTAATCCGTTCAGACTCTCAACTGGGCTCACCTGAAAAACAAGCACATTCTATGCTTTCTATGGGTTCCTCAGAATATTCGGAGCCTGTTCAAAGAAATACAGATTCAAGGGCGGTATTGGAAGATATCATTAAGGATACTTTAGGAACTGGTGATCAACATACTGAAGTTTCTGATCACCAGGATGCTGAATCTAATTTTACCTCCATTTCTCAAAGAGCTACAGCTAGATCTGCTGGTCCAGAGACTGCTGCTATgctacaacaacaacaacaacaaccaatGCCGCAGGCATTGCCAGGTCAAGGTGCTATCCATAGAAACTATATGGgtccaccaccacaacaAAGAGCTGGTTACGGTTACCAGCCACAATGGTATCCACCAAGACCTCATACTCATCCTCGTCACATGTACGGTAGACCAAACGGTTACATGATGCCACCAAGATTAGCGCAGCCTCATCCAATGGCAATGAGAAATAGTGGTTACGGTCCAGCACCACATCCAATGGCAATGAGAGGGCCACAACAACATCCAATGATGGCCCCTTCAGCAGGACCTCCATCGCAAATGGCTGCACCAGCCGCCGGTGTTCCTATGGGATCTGCTCCAGCTAATGGTCCTCACTATAAACCAGCCTACAAAAAACGTATGGGGGCACAAAATGCCATTCCTTCTGCCGCGGCACTCAATAACACTTATGGGTTTAGGTAG
- the TLG2 gene encoding t-SNARE syntaxin TLG2 (similar to uniprot|Q08144 Saccharomyces cerevisiae YOL018C TLG2 member of the syntaxin family of t-SNAREs) translates to MFRDRTNLFLSYRRTFPHNARFSSSRRSLEDPFADEDEEAYPMQELGVKSSDALPPSFVDMTQEVDESLAEVDRLMVQLSKLYRKNALPGFEDKSHDEKEIESLSFKLIQLFQRCYGVMKRLQRVEEDQQYMGRQLQRDDLVILENLRKRYAQKIQIQSNKFRVLQNNYLKFLNKDDSKPVFPKSEGTSQLLLEEEEEEKGQNRDIEAYSRQTLQRQRTSNQNATQQFLRERDEEITQLAKGVLEVSVIFREMQELIIDQGTIVDRIDYNLENTVIELRSAERELKSATRYQKKTQKCKIILLLSLCVFALFLFVMLKPHNSTKTIRPPPEAPVPAQHPDVPERPELPPKADPEARNLD, encoded by the coding sequence atGTTTAGAGATCGTACGAATTTATTTCTGTCTTATCGACGTACTTTCCCACACAATGCCAGGTTTAGCAGTTCAAGAAGGTCGCTTGAAGATCCCTTtgctgatgaagatgaggaggCTTATCCAATGCAAGAGTTAGGTGTTAAAAGTTCAGATGCGTTACCACCTTCATTTGTAGACATGACTCAAGAAGTGGATGAGAGTTTGGCAGAAGTAGATCGTTTAATGGTTCAATTGAGTAAACTATATCGTAAGAATGCGTTACCAGGTTTTGAAGACAAGAGCCATGATGAGAAAGAGATTGAATCGCTAAGTTTTAAACTGATACAACTTTTCCAGCGTTGCTATGGGGTCATGAAACGATTGCAAAGggttgaagaagatcagCAGTATATGGGACGtcaattacaaagagaTGACTTGGTCATTCTAGAAAATTTAAGGAAAAGGTATGCACAGaagattcaaattcaaagtAATAAGTTTAGAGTTCTTCAGAAtaattatttgaaatttttgaataaGGATGATTCAAAGCCAGTTTTCCCCAAATCTGAAGGTACTTCACAGTTGttattagaagaagaagaagaggaaaagggTCAAAATCGAGATATTGAAGCTTATTCGAGACAAACTCTCCAAAGACAAAGGACGAGTAATCAAAATGCTACTCAGCAGTTCTTAAGAGAACgggatgaagaaattacacAATTGGCTAAGGGTGTTCTGGAAGTTAGTGTCATTTTCCGTGAAATGCAAGAATTAATCATTGATCAAGGTACAATTGTAGACAGAATTGATtataatttggaaaatacaGTGATCGAACTGAGATCTGCAGAACGAGAATTGAAGAGTGCAACGAGGTATCAGAAAAAGACTCAAAAATGTAAAATCATTCTTTTACTGTCGTTATGCGTCTTTGCACTATTCTTGTTTGTGATGTTGAAACCGCATAATAGTACAAAGACCATTAGACCACCACCAGAGGCTCCAGTGCCGGCACAACACCCTGATGTACCTGAACGTCCTGAACTCCCACCGAAAGCAGATCCAGAAGCAAGGAATCTGGATTGA